Within the Hypericibacter adhaerens genome, the region TTCCCGCCCTATTCGACCGGCGAGACCGGCCGCATGGGCTCGCCCGGCCGCCGCGAAGTCGGCCACGGCAAGCTCGCCTGGCGCGCCGTCCATCCGCTGCTGCCGAAGAAGGAAGATTTCCCCTACACGCTGCGCGTCGTCTCGGAGATCACCGAGTCGAACGGCTCCTCCTCGATGGCGACGGTCTGCGGCTCGTCGCTGGCGCTGATGGATGCCGGCGTGCCGCTGAAGCGCCCGGTGGCGGGCATCGCCATGGGCCTGATCAAGGAGAAGAGCGGCTTCGCCGTCCTCTCCGACATCCTCGGCGACGAGGACCATCTGGGCGACATGGACTTCAAGGTGGCGGGTACCACCGAGGGCGTCACCTCGCTGCAGATGGACATCAAGATCACCTCGATCACGCCCGAGATCATGAAGATCGCGCTGGCCCAGGCCCGCGACGGTCGCCTGCACATCCTGGGCGAGATGGCGAAGGCCTTGTCGCGGTCGCGCGAGGCGGTGAGCCAGAACGCGCCGCGCATCACCGTGATCAACATCCCCAAGGACAAGATCCGCGAGGTGATCGGTTCGGGCGGCAAGGTGATCCGCGAGATCTGCGAGGTCACCGGCGCCAAGATCGACATCGAGGATGACGGCACGATCAAGGTGGCGGCGGTCGACGCTTCCGCGTCGCAGGCCGCGATCGACTGGATCCGCGGCATCGTGGCGGAACCGGAGATCGGCGTGGTCTACACCGGCAAGGTGGTGAAGATCATGGAATTCGGCGCCTTCGTGAACTTCCTCGGCAGCCGCGACGGCCTCGTCCATATCAGCGAGCTGGCGCCGCACCGCGTCAAGCAGGTCTCCGACGTGGTCAAGGTCGGCGATGTGGTGAAGGTGAAGTGCATCGGCATGGACGACCGCGGCAAGGTGAAGCTGAGCATGAAGGCGGTCGATCAGCAGACCGGCGCCGACCTTTCCTCCGAGAAGGCCGCAGCCGCGAACTGACGACGGGAACCGGCCCCCTTCCGTCCATGGAAGGGGGCGTTTCTTCGGGTTTCGTCCGGGGTGGTGATCTCATGCTCCGCCTGCCCAAGGTGATCGGCCATCGGGGCGCCGCCGCGTCGGCGCCGGAGAACACGCTGGCCTCCATCGAGCGGGCGGCGCTCCTGGGCGCGCGCTGGGTCGAGTTCGACGCCAAGCTGACCAAGGACGGCGTCGTCATCCTGATGCATGACGACGATCTCGACCGCACCACCACGGGCCATGGGCCCGTGGCGGAGGCGAGCTGGCCGCAGATCGCGAAGCTCGATGCCGGCGCCTGGTTCGGGCCGGGCTGGCACGGCGTCAGGGTGCCTCGGCTCGACGAGACCATCGCCCGGCTTGCGAGCCTCGGGCTCAACGCCAATATCGAGATCAAGCCCTGCCCCGGCCGCGAGGTCGAGACGGCGGCGGCCGTGATCGAGCTGGTGCGCAAGCGCTGGCCGAAGGGCCGGGAGGCGCCGCTCTTGTCGAGCTTCGCGCTCGAGAGCATGGTGACGGCGCGCGACCTCGCGCCGGAACTGCCGCGCGGGCTCCTGATTTGGGATACGCCCGAGATCTGGCGGGCCGAGGCCGGGCGGCTGGGATGCCGCTCGGTCCATTTCTCGAGCGACCATCTGCCGGCCGATCTCAAGGCGGTTAAGCGGGCGGGGCTGGGCCTGGCGGTCTATACGGTCAACGACCGCGGCCAGGCGCGCCGGTTGCTTGATGCCGGGGTCGACTGCATCATAACCGACCGGCCGGATACGATTCTCGCGGCCTGAACCCAAGGTCCCCGTTCAGGTTCCGCGAGCCAGCAGGAGAGTGTGAGAGAGTGAAGCCGCTGCCGCCTCTGATCATCTCGGGCAAGGAAGTGCTGCCGCTGGTGGAAGGCGGCAAGGGCATCTCCGTCTCCAACGGCGAAAGCTCCGGCGCCTGGGCCGCCGCCGGCGGCGTCGGCACCTTCTCCGGCGTCAACGCCGATTCCTACGATCCCGACGGCAAGCTGATCGAGCAGGTCTATCGCGGCCGCACCCGGCGCGAGCGCCATGAGGAGCTGGTCGCCTACGCGATCCAGGGCGGCATCCATCAGGCGAAGATCGCGCACGAGACCTCCAACGGCCAGGGCCGCATCCACATGAACGTGCTGTGGGAGATGGCGGCCTCGCAGCGCGTGCTGCATGGCGTGCTCGAGGGCGCCAAGGGCCTCATCCATGGCGTCACCTGCGGCGCCGGCATGCCCTACAAGATCGCCGAGATCTGCGCGCAGTACGCCATCTTCTACTATCCGATCGTGTCCTCGGCGCGCGCCTTCCGCGCCTTGTGGAAGCGCGCCTATCACCGCTTCCCCGAGCTTCTGGGCGGCGTCGTCTATGAGGATCCCTGGCTCGCGGGCGGCCATAACGGCCTCTCCAACAGCGAGGACCCGCTGAAGCCGGGCGATCCCTATCCGCGCGTGGCCGAGCTGCGCCAGACCATGATCGAGTTCGGGCTCCGTGCCACGCCCGTGATCATGGCGGGCGGCGTCTGGTGCCTGCGCGAATGGGAGCATTGGCTCGACAATCCCGAGATCGGCCCGGTCGCGTTCCAGTTCGGCACGCGCCCGCTGCTGACGCAGGAGAGCCCCATCTCCGAGGCGTGGAAGCGGCGGCTGATGACGCTCAGCGAAGGCGATGTGTTCCTCAACCGCTTCAGCCCGACCGGCTTCTATTCCTCGGCCGTGAGCAACCCGTTCCTCGACGAGCTCAAGGAGCGCTCCGAGCGCCAGGTCGCCTACTCGACGACGACGGTGGGCGAGCATATCTGGCCGTTCCCGGTAGGGGCCCGCAACCGCCTCGTCTATCTCACCGCCGCCGACAAGCTGCGCGCCGTGCAGTGGGTCGAGGAGGGCTTCACCGAGGCGCTGCGCACGCCGGATTCCACGCTGATCCTGGTGACGCCGGAGCGCGCGAACCAGATCCGCGAGGATCAGATCAACTGCATGGGCTGTCTCTCCGCCTGCCGCTTCTCGAACTGGGCCGAGAACGAGGAAGGCACGACGGGCAAGAAGGCCGATCCGCGCTCCTACTGCATCCAGAAGACGCTGCAGACCATCAGCCACTCGGAGCATACCGAGGACCAGCTCATGTTCGCCGGCCACAACGCCTTCCGCTTCAAGGACGATCCCTTCTACTCGAACGGCTTCATCCCGACCGTGCGCCAGCTCGTGGAACGGCTGCAGACCGGCGACTGACCGATGCTGACCGGGAGGTCAGGAGGACTGTCACGGCCTTGTCATTTTCTTCGTGGGCGCCCTTGATTTAGCTTGTAACTATTCCAAAATCATCCCCAATGGGGTCCTGACGGCCGTTTTCGGCAGAACGAGATCCAGCAGCCGACCATGAGTGCGAACCGCCCCTTTGCTCCCCTTGTCGAGCGCTTGAAGCAGGCAGGGCTGCGTCCGACGCGCCAGCGCCTGGCGCTGGCGAAGCTGCTGTTCGAGCCGGGTTTCCGTCATGTGACGGCCGAGCAGCTTCATGCCGAGGCGGCCGGCGCCAACATGCGGGTGTCGCTCGCGACCGTTTACAACACGCTCCATCAGTTCACGCGCCAGGGCCTGCTGCGCGAGGTCGTGGTCGATCCCGGCCGTTCCTATTTCGACACCAACACCGGCGATCACCATCACTTCTTCTTCGAAGAGAATGGCGAGCTCCAGGACGTGGACGGCGCCGAGGTGGAGCTGGCCCGGCTGCCGGCGGCCCCCGCCGGCACGAAGCTCGGGCGCGTCGACGTCGTCATCCGGCTACAGCCGCGCAAATAGCGCGAGGGCGCGTGCGCCGCGCGCGCGTCGCCGGCTTTCCCTCCCGCCCCCTTTTTGCGACTGCGAATCCTTCTCATAGTTTTGAAGTATTCTAATCTGTTGACAAACGCCTTGCGTCTGATAGTTAATTTGTCAGCTGCCGACGGACCGGTGTCGCGGCCGGCGC harbors:
- a CDS encoding NAD(P)H-dependent flavin oxidoreductase, which produces MKPLPPLIISGKEVLPLVEGGKGISVSNGESSGAWAAAGGVGTFSGVNADSYDPDGKLIEQVYRGRTRRERHEELVAYAIQGGIHQAKIAHETSNGQGRIHMNVLWEMAASQRVLHGVLEGAKGLIHGVTCGAGMPYKIAEICAQYAIFYYPIVSSARAFRALWKRAYHRFPELLGGVVYEDPWLAGGHNGLSNSEDPLKPGDPYPRVAELRQTMIEFGLRATPVIMAGGVWCLREWEHWLDNPEIGPVAFQFGTRPLLTQESPISEAWKRRLMTLSEGDVFLNRFSPTGFYSSAVSNPFLDELKERSERQVAYSTTTVGEHIWPFPVGARNRLVYLTAADKLRAVQWVEEGFTEALRTPDSTLILVTPERANQIREDQINCMGCLSACRFSNWAENEEGTTGKKADPRSYCIQKTLQTISHSEHTEDQLMFAGHNAFRFKDDPFYSNGFIPTVRQLVERLQTGD
- the irrA gene encoding iron response transcriptional regulator IrrA encodes the protein MSANRPFAPLVERLKQAGLRPTRQRLALAKLLFEPGFRHVTAEQLHAEAAGANMRVSLATVYNTLHQFTRQGLLREVVVDPGRSYFDTNTGDHHHFFFEENGELQDVDGAEVELARLPAAPAGTKLGRVDVVIRLQPRK
- the ugpQ gene encoding glycerophosphodiester phosphodiesterase, whose translation is MLRLPKVIGHRGAAASAPENTLASIERAALLGARWVEFDAKLTKDGVVILMHDDDLDRTTTGHGPVAEASWPQIAKLDAGAWFGPGWHGVRVPRLDETIARLASLGLNANIEIKPCPGREVETAAAVIELVRKRWPKGREAPLLSSFALESMVTARDLAPELPRGLLIWDTPEIWRAEAGRLGCRSVHFSSDHLPADLKAVKRAGLGLAVYTVNDRGQARRLLDAGVDCIITDRPDTILAA